The Crocosphaera subtropica ATCC 51142 genome includes a window with the following:
- the ggt gene encoding gamma-glutamyltransferase → MNRKTHGAIAAGHPKTAQAGQIMFELGGNAFDGAIAAMLASFVVESTLTSPAGGGFLLAHTQDKKSMLFDFFCQTPRLKKSIEEIDFYPVSLNFGGAIQMFHIGRGSVAIPGSLMGLFEVHQKLGKLPFSVVIEPAINYARHGYEITPYNRVTFEILEPILRASHESQKLYLSNDKLLSIGERGYLKDFANVLEELAKKGIQEFYQGDIAQQMLQDMKEGGYLIKEDLVNYRVIKRKPLKINYRGYELLTNPPPSSGGILINYALKLLETVDVNCFNFGSNKHLQLLATVMALTNDARKINYDNYVYEENIIEQFLSHKNLLDSQNNLQKVINKWGSTTHISVIDEDGNAASVTNSNGEGSSYVIPNTGIMLNNMLGEADLNPLGFHRWRCDCRISSMMSPTLILKDGKPEIVLGSGGSNRIRTALLQVISNLLDFDFSLEEAINQPRVHWENNLFNVEPREQLETLENLKLPPETETILWQELSMFFGGVHGVRFKDDHSLEATGDIRRAGVGIVC, encoded by the coding sequence ATGAATCGAAAAACCCACGGGGCGATCGCAGCCGGACATCCTAAAACGGCACAAGCTGGTCAAATCATGTTTGAATTGGGAGGGAATGCTTTTGATGGGGCGATCGCTGCGATGTTAGCCTCTTTTGTAGTGGAGTCTACGTTAACGTCTCCGGCTGGAGGGGGATTTTTGTTAGCCCATACCCAAGACAAAAAAAGTATGTTATTTGATTTTTTTTGTCAAACCCCTCGCCTTAAAAAATCGATTGAGGAGATTGATTTTTATCCCGTTAGTCTTAACTTTGGTGGGGCTATTCAAATGTTTCATATTGGTCGTGGTTCGGTGGCAATTCCTGGTAGTTTAATGGGATTGTTTGAAGTTCACCAAAAACTAGGTAAATTACCCTTCTCTGTGGTAATAGAACCGGCCATTAACTATGCTAGACATGGTTATGAAATCACTCCCTATAATCGAGTTACTTTTGAAATCTTAGAACCCATTTTAAGGGCTTCCCATGAATCTCAAAAATTGTATTTATCCAATGATAAGTTATTAAGTATAGGAGAGAGAGGTTATCTTAAAGACTTTGCTAATGTTTTAGAAGAATTGGCTAAAAAAGGGATTCAAGAATTTTATCAAGGGGATATTGCTCAGCAAATGCTACAAGATATGAAAGAAGGAGGGTATTTAATCAAAGAAGATTTAGTTAACTATCGTGTCATTAAAAGAAAACCTCTGAAGATTAACTATAGAGGCTATGAATTATTAACCAATCCCCCTCCCAGTTCAGGAGGAATTTTGATCAATTATGCCCTAAAACTTCTAGAAACCGTTGATGTCAACTGCTTTAATTTTGGTAGCAACAAGCATCTACAATTATTAGCCACTGTGATGGCATTAACCAATGATGCTAGAAAAATAAACTATGATAATTATGTTTATGAAGAGAATATTATTGAGCAATTTTTAAGTCACAAAAATCTTCTTGATTCTCAAAATAACTTACAAAAAGTCATTAATAAATGGGGAAGTACCACCCATATTAGTGTCATCGATGAAGACGGTAATGCAGCGAGTGTAACTAATTCTAATGGAGAAGGGTCTTCTTATGTTATTCCCAACACGGGAATTATGCTCAATAATATGTTAGGAGAAGCAGATTTAAACCCCTTAGGATTTCATCGTTGGCGTTGTGATTGCCGTATTTCTTCAATGATGTCTCCTACCCTGATTCTTAAAGACGGAAAACCGGAAATTGTCTTAGGTTCAGGAGGTTCAAATCGAATTAGAACCGCTCTTTTACAGGTAATTTCTAACTTATTAGATTTTGATTTTTCTCTAGAAGAAGCTATTAATCAACCGAGAGTTCACTGGGAAAATAATCTTTTTAATGTAGAACCTAGAGAACAATTAGAAACCCTTGAAAACTTAAAACTACCTCCAGAAACAGAGACTATTCTGTGGCAAGAACTCAGTATGTTTTTTGGAGGCGTTCACGGAGTGAGA